A region of the Culex quinquefasciatus strain JHB chromosome 1, VPISU_Cqui_1.0_pri_paternal, whole genome shotgun sequence genome:
ataaataatcagtTCTTCGAGgtgtaataaattaaattacaatTAAGTTACATAAATATGttagcaaatttttaaaaactaacttttaaaaaatgctaAGGCTGCTGCTTCAAAAAAGAAGAGTCTACGGAAAGGAAGGGCACTTGCCGCGTGGTTTGCGGTCCAGTTTCGTccttttgcaaacttttttgttttgagacAGGAAAGAGCGGCTCCAGAAGTCAGAGCGAGAAAGGAATAGTTGAGGTaacgcaaaaacgtaaacaaaaacaaaataacttggattttccttttttcgaTCATCAGTCGGTTTCCTGAAACTCTCTGTTTTGGGGGGGTTGTTGGGGGTGGTGTGTCTTTCTGTATGtgtgagtatgtgtgtgtgtatcggTGTGTCTGTGACTTTGGCTTAGCGTGTAGCTGTAGCGTCGGGACTAGAGGGATCGGGGCCCCCTTTACTGGGCGTAGTGTCCGTAGCCGTTGTACGCTAGGCCTTGGGCGTTGCCGATGCGGCCCCAGCCGCCGCCGTGTCCGCCGGAGACGACGACCTCATGGGCAGATTCGTGGTGGCCACCACCGCTGGAGATCAGCTTCTTGATTCCGATGATCGAGGCAAGGGCGAGGGCGAGCTTGGAGACGATCAGAGCCTTACCGGCGAGCAGAGCGAGGGCACCGAAAGCGAGCGGGACCAGGGTGGAGCCGAGCAGCAGCGGGATCATGATCCAGTGGCCGTTCTTCTTGTCCTTGTCCTTGCCGCCGAGTCCTCCGGAGCCACCGCCGAAACCTCCCTGGCCGCGGACCTCCTCCATCGAGCGCTTGATCTCCTCGCTGGACGGGAACTTGACCTGGTGGGTGGAATAAGGGTTAGTTCTGAACGATCAGCTGATCATCGCTGGGGGTCTACTCACTTGCAGGGTGTGGGTTTGGAAGAAGGACAGAACCTTGTCGAAGAGCATCGAGTTCAGCGAGCGTTCCTTCTCGTCCATCGAGCGGGGCAGTTCGGTTTCAAGCTGGGCTTCGCTCTTCACTGGGGTGCTGTCGATGGGCACTTCCTGGTCGCGGACGAACTTGATTCCCTCGGAGATCTTGAAGTCCTTCAGTGATCGCGCCACGCGGTCCAGGATTGTGAACAGCTTCAGCTTCAGGCAGGTGGACACGTCCGAGCTGGCACAGTCCTGGTACGTCTTGTACAGGTACTTGATCTCGCCGAGGTACGACCCGGAGCGGGGCGTCTGCTGCTGGCCGTCCTGCTGACCATCGTCGATCCTGTTCGAGTTGATGGACTGCGCGGCGGAAGCACTGTGGGCGAGGCACACCGAAGCTAAGCAGCTTATCACCAGTAAACACTTGAACATCTTCATCCTGACTAAACTGGGCGAGCTTCTACTAGAACTCTTGAAGGGGATAAAACGGAACGCTACTCCACTCAATCCACTAGTCTAATTTAAGTAAATCTGTTTTGCGATGAAAACAGATCACAAAGTTGAACCGCTGCACGGAACTGTCCTGTCCTGCACTCTCTGCGCCGTGAATAGATAGTTCTAGAACTGTAGACGAACGAAATCAAACTGTGCCTATCTCCGGGCCCGATCCGGCAATATATACCACTCGACGAGCCggttgaattttcattttcccAACCGAGTTTTCCACCCCAAACCCCACTCCCTCAACCCAGCGCAGATCCTGGCCCACCAGCATAAACTATGTGTGTTTTGCACTAGAAAATCGCGCGAGCAGCTTGCATACATCCAACTGAACGCTGGTAGACCAACCGAGCaagcgagagagagaaaagtgCATACACGCGAGGTGCATCTTCCACGGTGCAACAacttcccccccccccacctcAACCAGTTGTCCACCCTAAACCTCCTCCGAACTACCTCGAAACCCACCTCTGAGGTTGGTAGTTGCTGGTCAGGAAAACAACGCCGATCGCACCTTGGAGTAAGTGAGACGAACGTCCGTTCTATTCTGCTACGCTCACGCAGGCAGGCAGGTAGTCATGTCTACCCCCCTCATACATCCCCCCACTCAACTGACCACACCCTAAACCGAAAGTCGCGTGCCGTCGAGAAATACCATTTCGTTCAGTGATCGGTAGCACCCGCACCCCCACCCACATCCACCCACGCACCAATGCCATACCTCGCATAAAGTTATGTTTTATGCTGAAAATCAATCAAAGCGtgaacagaagaaaaaaaaacgttgaggCCGATCGCCGGCGCGTTCCAAATATTTAACTCTATTAAAATCTCGGCGCAGCCCCAAAGGAAAAGggctttttaacaaaactttcCTTTTAAAAACAACTACACAACGTTTGGTTGGAAAAAAACGCACCCCATTGGACATGGACATGCATTGCTGGAAAAACTTAACGGCCGCGGCCGCCGCTACGCGGCCAATTTTCACGCCTCATCATCATTTGGGGTGTTTGGTTTTATTGAAGCGCCTTGTTAGAGTGAGATATAGTGTGGCTTCCTAAGTGGATTTGGTTAGGAAGTGACAAACCGGATTTGGATTGGTGTGGTTGGTTGTGGTTGACGGGGTTtacaggattattttttttgcaatatttaatcatttttgtgGAGTTGAGGAAACTGCAGTTGGTTTACGTTAGtctgatttcaattttttttattcattgatATTACTTTAAATTAGAATCTATTTCTTCTATCTATGTAATTATTTGAAACATGCGTTGATTTGAATAGgttaaaattacttttaaattttactaaacattGGATCAGTCAGTGAATcagttaaatttgaattgaGTGTATGTTAAGGGCTTCACTTCATGTAGTTGAAGCATGaaatcaccttttg
Encoded here:
- the LOC6040255 gene encoding uncharacterized protein LOC6040255, with the protein product MKMFKCLLVISCLASVCLAHSASAAQSINSNRIDDGQQDGQQQTPRSGSYLGEIKYLYKTYQDCASSDVSTCLKLKLFTILDRVARSLKDFKISEGIKFVRDQEVPIDSTPVKSEAQLETELPRSMDEKERSLNSMLFDKVLSFFQTHTLQVKFPSSEEIKRSMEEVRGQGGFGGGSGGLGGKDKDKKNGHWIMIPLLLGSTLVPLAFGALALLAGKALIVSKLALALASIIGIKKLISSGGGHHESAHEVVVSGGHGGGWGRIGNAQGLAYNGYGHYAQ